A DNA window from Castanea sativa cultivar Marrone di Chiusa Pesio chromosome 7, ASM4071231v1 contains the following coding sequences:
- the LOC142644659 gene encoding putative (S)-N-methylcoclaurine 3'-hydroxylase isozyme 2 produces the protein MDLKVFFSLLLLIPFFYLYFKRIFSKNPPLPPGPFAWPIVGNFFQMGRQLHSILANLARIHGPLMSLRFGNQITIIASSPDAAREVLKTHDRDLSGRYIGNAVPLINPKLNIAFGASPECSDYWRGLRVICKTDLFSAKVLESQNHIREKKVSELVGFLGSKEGEVVNLGDTVYVTFTNILSNAIFSVDFFDFVGKGIGKELRKLIVEIVELGMIPDLSDFYPILTGLDFQGIQKKRDKIVKNFITIWDDIIKERRKQERGQRDFLDALIKEGFTNDQISQLILDLLIAGTDSSSMVTEWAMAELMRNQDVLHKLRDELKREIGTEMVKESHLAHLPYLEACVKETLRLYPPGPLLLPRRALKTCQVMGYTIPKDSKILVNMWAIGRDPSIFNDPLRFKPERFLDSCLDFKGTNFAYTPFGAGRRVCPGQPLATKQVPLILATLVHSFDWFLPGSMKSTELDMNDHFAITLKKKQPLQLILKGRK, from the exons ATGGATCTAAAGGTCTTCTTCAGTCTCCTCCTTCTAATACCCTTCTTCTATCTTTACTTCAAACGCATTTTCTCTAAAAATCCACCACTCCCACCAGGTCCATTTGCATGGCCTATTGTAGGGAACTTTTTCCAAATGGGAAGGCAGCTCCATTCCATACTAGCCAACTTAGCTAGAATCCATGGCCCCCTCATGTCTCTACGGTTTGGCAACCAAATTACTATCATTGCATCATCGCCAGATGCAGCAAGAGAAGTTCTTAAGACCCATGACCGAGATTTGTCAGGCCGGTACATCGGAAACGCTGTGCCACTCATaaacccaaaactcaacatTGCATTTGGAGCTTCCCCTGAGTGCAGCGATTATTGGAGGGGCCTAAGGGTTATTTGTAAAACTGACCTTTTTTCAGCCAAAGTATTGGAATCTCAAAACCACATAAGAGAGAAGAAGGTGAGTGAGTTGGTAGGTTTCTTGGGTTCTAAGGAGGGTGAGGTAGTGAATCTAGGGGATACAGTCTATGTTACTTTTACTAATATTTTGAGTAATGCAATATTTTCAGTAGACTTTTTTGACTTTGTGGGAAAGGGTATTGGTAAAGAGTTGAGGAAGCTTATTGTTGAAATAGTAGAATTAGGAATGATTCCAGATTTATCAGATTTTTATCCAATATTAACTGGATTGGATTTTCAAGGTATACAAAAGAAACGTGataaaatagttaaaaattttattaccaTTTGGGATGATATTATCAAAGAAAGACGGAAACAAGAGAGAGGTCAGAGAGATTTCTTGGATGCTTTGATTAAAGAAGGGTTTACAAATGATCAGATCAGCCAATTGATTTTG GATCTACTTATTGCTGGCACTGATTCCAGCAGTATGGTAACTGAATGGGCAATGGCAGAATTGATGAGAAACCAGGATGTCTTGCACAAACTACGTGACGAACTTAAACGTGAAATTGGAACAGAAATGGTGAAAGAATCCCATCTGGCCCATCTTCCTTACCTAGAAGCTTGTGTCAAAGAGACACTAAGATTATACCCTCCAGGACCATTACTCCTTCCTCGCCGTGCCTTAAAAACATGTCAAGTAATGGGCTATACAATTCCTAAAGACTCCAAAATTCTGGTTAACATGTGGGCAATAGGCCGAGATCCTTCAATTTTTAATGATCCATTGAGGTTCAAACCTGAGAGGTTTCTTGACTCATGTTTGGACTTTAAGGGAACCAATTTTGCCTATACGCCTTTTGGAGCTGGAAGGAGAGTTTGTCCTGGACAACCTTTGGCTACTAAGCAAGTTCCACTTATTTTGGCAACATTAGTCCACTCATTTGACTGGTTTCTTCCAGGTAGTATGAAATCAACTGAACTAGACATGAATGATCATTTCGCCATAACACTGAAAAAGAAGCAACCCCTACAACTTATtcttaaaggaagaaaatag